One genomic window of Cottoperca gobio chromosome 10, fCotGob3.1, whole genome shotgun sequence includes the following:
- the rmnd5b gene encoding E3 ubiquitin-protein transferase RMND5B, whose translation MEQCACVERELEKVLHRFVMYGHQSEERLDELLRSVCEIRGQLVAFGVQDADLSVLSQTMAQCCKNIKETVQMLASRHKDIHGSVSKVGKAIDRNFDAEISAVVAETVWDTPERQKYLSETIVEHLYRQGMLSVAEDLCQESGVVIDMSMKQPFLELNRILEALRMQDLRPALEWAVTNRQRLLDLNSSLEFKLHRLYFISLLSGGISNQMEALQYARHFQPFASQHQRDIQILMGSLVYLRHGIDNSPYRSLLETNQWAEICNIFTRDACALLGLSVESPLSVSFASGCMALPVLMNIKQVIEQRQCSGVWTHKDELPIEIDLGKKCWYHSVFACPILRQQTSESNPPMKLICGHVISRDALNKLTNAGKLKCPYCPMEQNPSHAKQIYF comes from the exons ATGGaacagtgtgcgtgtgttgaGCGGGAGCTGGAAAAAGTGCTTCATCGCTTTGTAATGTACGGACACCAGTCTGAAGAGAGGCTAGACGAGCTCCTGCGCAGCGTCTGTGAGATACGAGGACAACTAGTTGCTTTTG GAGTACAAGATGCAGACTTATCAGTCCTGTCTCAGACCATGGCACAGTGTTGTAAGAATATCAAAGAAACAGTGCAGATGCTCGCCTCCCGACATAAGGACATCCATGGCAGTGTGTCAAAAGTCGGCAAAGCCATTGACAGG AATTTTGATGCTGAGATCAGTgctgtggtggcagagacgGTGTGGGACACcccagagagacagaaataccTGAGTGAGACCATTGTGGAGCACCTGTACAGACAAGGGATGCTCAGTGTAGCAGAGGATCTTTGTCAG GAGTCTGGTGTAGTTATAGATATGAGTATGAAGCAGCCTTTCTTGGAGCTGAACAGAATCCTTGAAGCTCTGAGGATGCAGGACCTCAGGCCGGCACTAga gTGGGCTGTGACGAATCGGCAGCGCCTTTTGGATCTGAACAGCAGTTTAGAGTTCAAGTTGCACCGCTTGTACTTTATCAGCCTGCTCAGTGGAGGAATCAGCAACCAAATGGAGGCCCTGCAGTATGCCAGGCACTTCCAGCCCTTCGCCTCTCAGCACCAGAGAG ATATTCAGATCCTGATGGGCAGTCTGGTGTACCTGCGTCATGGCATAGATAACTCTCCGTATCGCAGTCTGCTGGAGACAAATCAGTGGGCCGAGATCTGTAACATCTTCACCAGGGATGCCTGCGCGTTACTGGGCCTCTCTGTAGAGTCTCCACTCAGCGTTAG TTTTGCATCAGGCTGTATGGCCTTGCCAGTGCTGATGAACATCAAGCAGGTGATAGAGCAGAGACAGTGCAGCGGAGTCTGGACGCACAAAGATGAGCTGCCT ATTGAAATCGACCTCGGGAAGAAGTGCTGGTACCACTCTGTGTTCGCCTGCCCGATCCTCAGGCAGCAGACCTCAGAAAGCAATCCTCCCATGAAGCTCATCTGTGGCCACGTAATCTCCAGAGATGCCCTCAACAAACTGACTAACGCTGGAAA GTTGAAATGTCCGTACTGCCCCATGGAGCAGAACCCGTCACATGCCAAGCAGATCTACTTTTGA
- the LOC115015146 gene encoding serine/arginine repetitive matrix protein 2, with translation MDSWTLQGDSYSFLRSAPHRNLSLCHRDGTPNHVEIFDIINVPQRSAISETTCLCDIFGDDCELPSLSSSPAVGFFVPSHREVDGTAAASPLVDDLNDSGSYHTAPGSSEGEEGFEDSRERLCSPLLQSESSQGRQLEGDRLSSGHPEVSEDSSPNLEPKSKSPVPQLSTASPTPKGLNTGERTPSSGHNSPYTLSTEGRESSLSSSSVEKRCLLSSPSPRPAHSETEPRRTTPVVKDRHNSPAHQSLSPSPSPEPQNCVSSSSSESLNTPSLPEFRVVAQGSPEQRSSYFDQHSSPSPEPTSKDFFLELTESAFESRASLSSPLPSSSSTELSSKLRETLASPELKNRPYSPDTQASSPFSELRGRVSLPDLLSRGSTPDIEDSLHTPELISGPSPESQDTRLSAELFSTVSTPAPRYTPPSPVISIATSPELVESSVSPDLRHTAPSPGLLSVASSETRTPSPDPSHKIRHISTPSESRTQVSSPVVSYSLSPSPEFTSNTSPIKHRHTASSPLIRITTSSPEVSKREWSSEVETASASPFLELHPDSASTRSLTSSPHITGISYSVVQPEDRCTSPFPELSRFSTPKPDRTLVSPEARSPTPSRDSIQSSVADSTGTPRDFPHISGFTSSVLQPEITLPHQPWYQTPSNHPKHHTPSPEPRYQTPSSDKYQSPSPQHRSRNSSPVAPSPEQRYHQPSPATLSTECNPQYTQLTPPLRKTPEVEGDSSSVDITVTQYPTHLAKESVSPTFELDRRDKSVVAEMKSNSTVVAVQSPVSTSAFLADTMVDSSLKQQSTETEETTKEDNLQDKSSLASFPEEKQTISPTFVQKEDIYKNPPIEIKSPSPNLLVSKDRSPNISLVHRAISNSPVQRMGDTQPHFTNYSLTSESSSSLKSACTPEPARRQLSTRVRRENKERITEDMAHYVNRRRTPSPPLTRFTPVHIIAPEKPYRQWQNRSCSPSQVEASSPRGNLKKAVTNRESPNVAHVDNNSQAHWVRQGRQLEMEREIQLEEDREVGREKQRDREMERERKKREERVPEKGMGWQGDASYRGEQVELSFNARNRKGPASCSTAPTSRENRQGLPTVHSYSESLLATRQLQQQQSLLRLASQQDTRGGGPSRRLQPSAPHNKKSVPGRRAANRPDRSSSSSMGSELDEADDEVTWFSDLAFSSLSSPEVDYLDMYNSSHHSSTNISQPSMQESPAGVNAAWPAYADFRGSAPKLDNDELSLQQPSAYYTDGLDQSRHYEMGSFECVDVAVDRGDSRRVRKGVPKRQIQLKRKNNAEGKQDGSSGNSSPGLPVMEESPSLKSCSRETFMRQHSTPAAMQECYPSECSPVSSQQNERRSKLQKSVSLDETCTKTKMATCLIKSVLSKKMQSVDRQPDEQAREEESPTFEENSPPTESTVAPLKESSKPDSHNMSSSLQSEYSLSSEVLPVRGEPSTKDEAKPTKNFGVRSSNRPSSSSSSQSVNFSQTESEEADSQSRKAASLRSKMRSELKVPYSKQSRTRVQRADESKTWDGIEGGDLANATAGNTGSLSAFGASSMQTRVTNRDQECVNKEDHKQLQQCVKGAYMSQTQEITLKAVEKKKASLNVCLTPDAENKPEASSPDIKEETLGISVNEKPEEEEGNGNNKVKVPIHKVRDVRRLVKNTYNLSFKATSAVMPSNVDDNRMDILNEERREEIKEERREEVLAREEREVRQEIRRGERRAEQKKEVKDLKLQTLSPPLQSKGSPVSRPQPMQIEYKAVCWKEGNNKMSCSKKDSENQGDKPQASPKLVTKVSRESPLNANTINYKTGDTDIAKPCQHGPNMAAGAQETLTEIHKVQDNDDKPVVVRTDRKPPMLGSLPKLPSKEREVSTAVVLIRDGSSKTKPSASPAQGEIPTSLQAPAASPSPGPTNTGSSGHSVSMLLKEKGYHADIGAVVGDNQNAPGGKEVLRKHVNSLEIPLQTPTPSDGGQIESHRERTFSSSSTTSGPSVASDNTDTLTKTREDERVSSKPTVKDTGKQKSASPLRNTQEQTPPLAKQKEPGDFEVVKRPDPTFPPRSPAVRRFRPQPIEVKSLSKETQKQETPTNSTGTSRPQAIEVKSIAKHSQKPAVPPKPSCKFIPADLGAMPNEAHGLSATTSTVKPQGEERPQTIVVSSPTIYRKISNESTSTSNYSRKLAVSAVSSLKPPSCKATATTISNLSNQSTTPSETEASNDKGQQQKPGASPQNSRYTQRPSTFATALISVTEPGLTSAPGPVSDPKANPAPVPDLAGANQAMDSDSQPQYPRTAYPHEQAMPVTSNNTKQLTAVSTTQVPGYMHQPCRRSLSSERSQWTNDMRFYASDDPPSYDERESFSPLMLPDLNPRRSNRYQPSSRPPPCSCTASCPSHPRLTPPHHHHSPHNLTPPAPPHSPGQALPYPVVQPPLRPHQCRPDPQPMSYQPGSPKSSPLGPSQPPAMYQPLHQPPPCPPHPSLMQACPVQPLQHIDPRRPPVHRSPQQQPPGMAGAPYSDPGHDHSPGLPPMDPQYLCGPQSLGPSYGSEYGGDSSSLYSDSSYGQTPRRVLLDPETGKYFYIEVPLQPLRKMLFDPETGQYVEVLIPQQAMSHSGLYPPSAAPYTSLHNPNMYAPAPQYMPYAAPPPQAHPQTQPQPPRYPEAAATMHPGGPGVSYRNPSGQGSKSEPQNHPPLDQSYLENMYYVPTGMNASPNPTPPDYYHKHPPNIPPTGGKRS, from the coding sequence ATGGACAGCTGGACTCTCCAGGGGGACAGCTACTCCTTCCTGCGCAGTGCACCCCACAGAAACCTTTCCCTGTGCCATCGTGACGGCACCCCCAACCACGTCGAAATCTTCGACATCATCAACGTCCCTCAGCGCAGTGCCATTTCCGAGACCACCTGCCTGTGTGACATTTTTGGAGACGACTGTGAGTTGCCCTCCCTCTCAAGCAGCCCTGCTGTAGGGTTTTTTGTCCCTTCCCATAGGGAGGTAGACGGGACAGCTGCTGCATCACCTCTGGTGGATGATCTGAACGACTCAGGCTCTTATCACACCGCACCGGGCTCcagtgaaggagaggagggctTTGAAGATTCAAGAGAAAGGCTTTGCAGCCCCCTGTTGCAGAGCGAGTCTTCACAGGGGAGGCAGCTGGAGGGCGATAGACTAAGCTCAGGGCATCCAGAAGTTTCTGAGGACAGTAGCCCAAATTTAGAACCTAAAAGCAAATCACCAGTACCTCAGCTTAGTACAGCTAGCCCAACACCTAAAGGCCTCAACACTGGTGAGAGGACCCCCTCATCTGGACATAACAGCCCATAtaccctcagtacagagggaagAGAATCATCTTTGTCTTCTTCCTCAGTTGAAAAAAGATGTTTACTATCATCACCTAGTCCTAGACCAGCTCATTCAGAAACTGAACCAAGGAGAACCACTCCTGTTGTCAAAGATAGACATAACAGCCCTGCGCATCAGTCTTTATCTCCGAGTCCCTCCCCTGAACCTCAGAACTGTGTCAGCTCATCCTCCTCTGAATCATTGAACACCCCATCGTTACCTGAGTTCAGGGTCGTCGCACAAGGCTCACCTGAACAAAGGAGCAGCTACTTTGATCAACACAGCAGTCCCTCACCTGAGCCCACATCCAAAGATTTCTTTCTAGAATTGACAGAATCTGCCTTTGAATCTAGAGCCTCACTTTCATCTCCTTTACCTTCATCCAGTAGTACAGAGTTATCATCCAAGTTGAGAGAAACACTGGCCTCTCCTGAGCTGAAGAATAGGCCCTACTCCCCTGATACTCAAGCATCATCTCCTTTTTCTGAGCTAAGAGGGCGGGTCTCACTGCCTGATCTCCTCAGCAGAGGCTCTACACCTGATATTGAAGACTCTCTCCACACCCCAGAGCTGATTTCAGGTCCTTCTCCTGAGAGCCAAGATACAAGGTTATCAGCTGAACTTTTTAGCACTGTGTCTACACCAGCCCCACGATACACACCACCCTCACCTGTCATTTCAATAGCAACATCTCCTGAACTTGTGGAAAGTAGTGTCTCACCTGATTTAAgacacacagctccctccccTGGACTACTCAGTGTTGCTTCTTCTGAGACAAGAACTCCCTCTCCTGACCCCTCACataaaataagacacatttcaACACCTTCTGAAAGCAGGACCCAGGTGTCTTCACCTGTGGTTAGTTATAGTTTATCTCCATCACCGGAATTTACGAGCAACACTTCTCccataaagcacagacacactgcTTCCTCACCTTTAATCAGAATTACAACATCCTCACCTGAGGTCAGTAAGAGAGAGTGGTCTTCTGAGGTGGAGACAGCATCAGCATCTCCTTTCCTAGAGCTTCACCCTGACTCTGCCTCAACAAGAAGCCTCACTTCGTCCCCTCATATTACAGGGATTTCTTACTCTGTTGTTCAGCCTGAGGACAGGTGCACTTCCCCATTTCCTGAGCTCTCTCGTTTCTCCACCCCTAAGCCTGATAGAACACTTGTGTCCCCTGAAGCCAGGAGCCCTACCCCAAGCAGAGACAGTATTCAGAGCAGTGTAGCAGATTCCACTGGTACACCAAGAGACTTCCCTCACATATCAGGCTTCACAAGCTCTGTCCTGCAGCCTGAAATAACTCTACCGCACCAACCCTGGTATCAAACACCTTCTAATCATCCAAAGCATCACACTCCCTCACCTGAGCCAAGATATCAAACCCCTTCATCGGACAAGTATCAAAGTCCCTCACCTCAGCACAGAAGTAGAAATTCATCACCTGTTGCCCCATCTCCTGAGCAGAGGTATCATCAGCCTTCACCAGCAACCCTCTCCACTGAGTGCAACCCTCAGTACACACAGCTTACTCCTCCTCTAAGAAAAACACCTGAGGTTGAGGGGGATTCCTCATCAGTTGATATTACAGTAACACAATATCCCACACATCTGGCAAAAGAGAGTGTGTCACCCACTTTTGAATTAGACAGGAGAGACAAATCAGTTGTAGCTGAAATGAAAAGCAATTCAACAGTGGTGGCAGTTCAGTCACCTGTATCTACTTCAGCTTTCTTAGCTGATACAATGGTAGATAGTTcactaaaacaacaaagcacagagacagaggaaacaACAAAGGAAGATAACCTTCAAGATAAGTCAAGTTTAGCTTCATTccctgaggaaaaacaaaccatTAGCCCCACCTTTGTTCAGAAagaagatatttacaaaaatccCCCCATAGAAATCAAGTCTCCCTCTCCTAATCTTCTAGTCTCTAAAGACAGGAGTCCAAATATTTCACTCGTACACAGGGCTATATCCAACTCACCTGTGCAGAGAATGGGAGACACACAGCCTCACTTCACTAATTATTCCCTAACTTCTGAAAGCAGCAGCTCATTAAAATCAGCTTGTACACCTGAGCCTGCGAGAAGACAACTGTCAACCAGAGTTAGGCgtgaaaacaaagagaggatAACAGAGGACATGGCCCACTATGTAAACAGAAGGCGGACTCCCTCTCCGCCACTCACCAGGTTTACACCGGTCCACATTATAGCCCCTGAAAAACCGTACAGACAGTGGCAGAACAGAAGCTGTAGCCCCTCTCAGGTTGAAGCATCCTCACCACGTGGTAATTTAAAGAAAGCTGTGACAAATAGGGAAAGCCCCAATGTTGCCCATGTTGACAATAATAGCCAGGCTCACTGGGTCAGGCAAGGAAGGCAattggagatggagagggaaatacagctggaggaggataGGGAGGTAGGAAGGGAGAAGCAAAGGGatagggagatggagagagagagaaagaagagggaggagcGGGTTCCTGAAAAGGGGATGGGTTGGCAGGGGGACGCCAGTTACAGAGGGGAACAGGTTGAGCTGTCATTCAATGCCAGGAATAGAAAAGGGCCTGCGAGTTGCAGCACAGCTCCCACAAGCAGAGAGAACCGTCAGGGACTGCCAACAGTGCATTCCTATTCAGAGAGCTTGCTTGCCACCAGACAGCTACAGCAACAACAGAGTCTGCTTAGACTGGCTTCCCAACAAGACACCAGGGGTGGTGGTCCCAGCAGACGGCTTCAACCTTCTGCACCCCACAACAAGAAGAGTGTTCCTGGACGCAGGGCTGCAAACAGGCCTGACCGGAGTTCCAGCTCTAGCATGGGAAGTGAGCTTGATGAGGCAGACGATGAGGTGACGTGGTTTTCGGACTTGGCTTTCAGCAGCCTGTCAAGCCCTGAGGTAGATTACCTTGACATGTACAACTCCAGCCACCATTCATCTACCAACATTTCTCAACCATCTATGCAGGAGAGCCCAGCTGGTGTCAATGCTGCCTGGCCGGCCTATGCTGACTTCAGGGGTTCTGCTCCCAAGCTGGACAATGATGAACTCTCCCTCCAGCAACCATCGGCATACTACACAGATGGCCTAGATCAATCAAGGCACTATGAGATGGGGAGCTTTGAGTGCGTAGATGTGGCCGTGGATAGAGGGGACTCCAGGAGGGTGAGGAAGGGAGTACCAAAGAGACAAATTCAGCTGAAGAGAAAGAATAATGCTGAAGGGAAGCAGGATGGGAGCAGTGGAAATAGCAGTCCTGGGTTACCAGTGATGGAGGAAAGCCCCTCTCTAAAaagttgctccagagagacaTTCATGAGACAACACAGTACACCAGCAGCAATGCAAGAATGCTACCCTTCTGAGTGCAGCCCTGTGTCTagtcaacaaaatgaaagaagatcCAAACTCCAGAAATCTGTTTCTCTGGATGAAACATGCACTAAAACCAAGATGGCCACTTGTCTCATCAAGAGTGTGTTGTCCAAGAAGATGCAGAGTGTTGATCGACAACCTGATGAGCaggcaagagaagaagaaagtccCACTTTTGAGGAAAACAGCCCACCAACAGAGAGTACAGTAGCACCACTCAAAGAGTCCTCAAAGCCTGACTCACATAATATGAGTTCCAGTCTTCAGTCAGAGTATAGTCTTTCATCTGAGGTCCTTCCTGTGAGAGGAGAACCAAGCACAAAGGATGAAGCCAAACCAACAAAAAACTTTGGAGTGAGATCCAGTAACAGGCCAAGTTCATCCAGCAGCAGCCAAAGTGTTAACTTTTCACAGACTGAGAGTGAAGAGGCTGATTCTCAAAGCAGGAAAGCAGCCTCACTAAGATCTAAAATGAGATCAGAATTGAAAGTGCCATATAGTAAACAGTCAAGAACTAGAGTACAACGAGCAGATGAAAGTAAAACATGGGACGGAATAGAGGGTGGTGACTTAGCAAATGCCACTGCCGGTAACACAGGATCTCTTTCTGCCTTTGGAGCCAGCAGCATGCAGACCAGGGTGACAAACAGAGACCAGGAATGTGTAAACAAAGAGGACCATAAACAACTGCAACAGTGTGTCAAGGGCGCTTATATGTCACAAACACAGGAGATTACACTCAAAGCcgtggagaaaaagaaagcctCCCTAAATGTCTGTCTCACACCTGACGCAGAAAACAAACCTGAGGCCTCTTCACCAGATATAAAGGAGGAAACGCTAGGGATCAGTGTAAATGAGAaaccagaggaggaagaaggaaatgGGAATAATAAAGTTAAGGTCCCCATTCACAAAGTTAGAGATGTGAGACGACttgtaaaaaatacatataatctGTCTTTCAAGGCAACTAGTGCTGTAATGCCATCAAATGTTGATGACAACAGgatggacattttaaatgaggaaaggagggaagaaattaaagaggaaaggagggaagaGGTCCTAGCacgggaggagagggaggtaaGGCAAGAGAtaaggaggggggagaggagggcgGAACAGAAAAAGGAGGTAAAAGACTTAAAGCTGCAAACCTTATCTCCACCTCTTCAGAGCAAAGGAAGTCCTGTTTCACGTCCACAGCCAATGCAAATAGAATACAAGGCTGTTTGCTGGAAAGAAggcaataataaaatgtcatgcAGCAAGAAAGACTCAGAGAACCAAGGTGACAAACCTCAGGCTTCTCCAAAGCTTGTCACGAAGGTAAGCAGAGAATCACCCTTGAATGCAAACAcaataaattacaaaacaggAGACACAGATATTGCAAAGCCATGTCAACATGGTCCTAACATGGCAGCAGGAGCACAAGAGACTTTGACAGAAATCCATAAAGTGCAAGACAACGATGACAAACCTGTGGTGGTTAGAACAGACAGAAAACCTCCCATGCTCGGTAGCCTCCCCAAACTACCCAGTAAAGAAAGAGAGGTGTCCACTGCTGTAGTGTTAATAAGGGATGGATCCAGCAAGACAAAGCCATCTGCATCTCCAGCCCAGGGAGAGATTCCCACGTCACTCCAAGCCCCGGCTGCTTCACCTTCACCTGGGCCCACTAACACTGGTAGCAGTGGCCACTCAGTTTCTATGTTATTAAAGGAAAAAGGCTACCACGCTGACATTGGAGCAGTGGTGGGTGACAACCAGAATGCACCTGGAGGTAAAGAGGTTCTCCGTAAGCATGTGAACAGCCTAGAGATCCCCCTTCAGACCCCCACTCCTTCAGATGGAGGTCAGATCGAGTCTCATAGAGAGAGGACattctcctcctcatccactACATCTGGTCCCTCAGTAGCATCTGACAACACAGACACCCTTACAAAGActagagaggatgagagagttAGCAGTAAGCCTACAGTAAAAGACACAGGAAAGCAAAAAAGTGCTTCTCCGCTGAGGAATACGCAGGAGCAAACACCACCTCTCGCCAAACAGAAGGAACCTGGAGATTTTGAAGTAGTAAAAAGACCAGATCCAACTTTCCCCCCAAGGTCACCTGCAGTAAGGAGATTCAGACCACAGCCAATTGAGGTTAAGTCACTGtctaaagaaacacagaaacaagagACCCCCACAAACTCTACAGGAACCAGTAGGCCTCAAGCCATTGAAGTTAAATCTATAGCAAAACATTCTCAAAAGCCAGCAGTGCCTCCAAAGCCAAGCTGCAAATTTATACCTGCAGATTTAGGAGCAATGCCAAATGAAGCGCATGGACTATCAGCAACAACATCTACTGTAAAACCACAAGGCGAGGAGAGGCCTCAAACAATTGTAGTGTCCTCACCGACAATCTATAGAAAGATCTCCAATGAATCCACATCAACGTCAAACTATTCAAGAAAACTAGCTGTGTCTGCAGTATCCAGCCTCAAACCTCCATCTTGCAAAGCAACAGCAACCACCATCTCTAATCTCTCAAACCAGTCAACAACACCATCAGAGACAGAGGCATCCAATGACAAAGGTCAGCAGCAAAAGCCAGGGGCTTCGCCTCAAAACTCCAGATATACACAAAGACCCTCAACCTTTGCTACAGCTCTAATATCAGTCACTGAGCCAGGTTTAACCTCAGCTCCAGGCCCAGTGTCTGACCCAAAAGCAAACCCTGCCCCTGTCCCTGACTTGGCTGGAGCCAACCAGGCAATGGATTCAGACAGCCAACCACAGTATCCCAGGACGGCTTACCCTCATGAACAAGCTATGCCGGTAACTTCAAACAATACAAAGCAACTCACAGCTGTTTCCACAACACAAGTGCCAGGATATATGCACCAGCCATGCCGCAGATCGCTCTCCAGCGAGCGCTCCCAATGGACAAACGACATGCGTTTTTATGCCTCAGATGACCCTCCAAGCTACGATGAAAGGGAGAGCTTCAGTCCCCTCATGCTCCCAGATCTGAACCCCAGGAGGTCAAATCGCTATCAACCCTCCTCCcgccctcctccctgctcctgcACAGCTAGCTGCCCTTCCCACCCTCGTCTCACCCCTCCTCACCATCACCACAGCCCCCATAACCTTACCCCTCCCGCCCCTCCTCACTCTCCAGGCCAGGCACTACCTTACCCAGTGGTTCAGCCCCCACTCCGTCCCCACCAGTGCAGACCTGACCCTCAGCCAATGAGCTACCAGCCCGGCTCTCCCAAATCAAGTCCCCTTGGTCCAAGCCAACCACCAGCCATGTATCAGCCTCTCCACCAGCCTCCTCCTTGCCCTCCCCATCCCTCGCTCATGCAGGCCTGCCCTGTCCAGCCACTACAGCATATTGACCCTCGACGACCCCCTGTCCACAGATCCCCCCAGCAACAGCCGCCAGGCATGGCTGGGGCTCCTTACAGCGATCCTGGCCACGACCACTCTCCTGGCCTTCCTCCGATGGATCCCCAGTACCTGTGTGGCCCTCAGAGCCTGGGGCCTTCCTATGGCTCTGAATATGGGGGCGACAGCTCCAGTTTGTACTCAGACAGTAGCTATGGACAGACACCTCGCAGAGTGCTCCTGGATCCTGAAACAGggaagtatttttacattgaggTGCCTCTACAGCCACTGAGGAAAATGTTGTTTGACCCAGAGACTGGCCAATATGTGGAAGTGCTAATCCCGCAGCAAGCAAtgtcacattcaggcctgtatcCTCCTTCAGCAGCTCCCTACACATCTCTCCACAATCCCAACATGTACGCTCCTGCTCCACAGTACATGCCCTATGCAGCTCCTCCTCCCCAAGCCCATCCCCAGACTCAACCTCAGCCACCTCGATATCCTGAGGCCGCAGCAACAATGCACCCTGGTGGGCCTGGAGTCAGCTACAGGAATCCTTCTGGCCAGGGGTCCAAATCAGAGCCCCAAAACCATCCACCACTGGACCAGAGTTACCTGGAGAATATGTATTATGTTCCCACAGGGATGAATGCGAGCCCCAATCCTACCCCACCAGATTATTACCACAAACATCCCCCCAACATACCCCCAACAGGGGGGAAAAGGTCCTGA